In one Plasmodium falciparum 3D7 genome assembly, chromosome: 14 genomic region, the following are encoded:
- a CDS encoding GTP-binding protein, putative — translation MNLMNYALRRYSSVQNLMRVENLRRNVNMINDEMLNYNGYMSKRKREKCLKLDLNIYEQLKRKMIGKPLNKLQKKYMNEKRPNFAPIFLDQLKPRMVLYKTAIQVNELPLPKYPEIAFIGRSNCGKSTLINELCGRTNKAKVSKIPGCTKEIHFYKIGKPCLMCLVDLPGYGYAECKEELRLQWNEFTLFYLKNRKNLKKVFVLIDCRVGLKTSDKELLHFFDRYNIKYQIVLSKCDLLNTKDLAIKIQIINQDILPFKNLEKPLIPLSSIKNQNLSELRNEIAKYQLNKTIVKNNIVMKINDLIEQKKLKKLKNTKDKSINMNLNINNHTCTNNRSHINDNVGENNLSVTLNNSNIKEDTQTHVDIHNTNIKNPINGYREKSILISDHTIFEALNRWNNIDTNKSNYNYNYNYIFNFNTHMNSHIKHLISSLHKKFISQCLREYNINDLQIIDNIIHQEIIEHDKSEEKLAPIINKNENITTSNKYYPNDYKINTYLYRKQNKFRNNKQQGECYNIYDKENVINDSYKCNYNSLSKSLNEDHKNSEQLDENIILKNDLCINENDEILYKENYINNKEKNNIKNNNSQNIAEKKKNLYNLAENCIDKKNENVDILCKSIIKDIMSNQGKMEDTKETYEEYKSNNFINDKNNIEKELLEKSLFPFDLSQSKNQDNNICSENIQMNNLFNDQRQTNQWNNLFKKKDYNKINDDILLQEEDTYECEDYISGFKRPSKENSNSSLYNYSFNINDKSTHYIYEKSKSDSYKIYKSRQLEDIHDQLKDNSIDTPKRKVKENGINANLMSAEDVSSKNHFNKRNTNVDALCKINKDESINEEKEEYTKKKIYIGLKTRSKIIKGTKKLKLFGKKKKHDIVNTPIDLATDYFKLNNNSTFYDKKKNSWNYINAKYNKWIKKSNRKNIASEIPLSPIKKEEVMKRYVQKQETKYTKEKNKLLRQKKNLGMISKPPNHKNKKRISKNYSLSDEQKIFDREAFFKYRDVQK, via the coding sequence ATGAATTTGATGAATTATGCTTTAAGACGATATTCGAGTGTACAGAATTTAATGAGAGTTGAAAATTTAAGAAGAAAtgtaaatatgataaatgaTGAAATGTTAAATTATAATGGTTATATGAGTAAAAGGAAAAGGGAAAAGTGTTTAAAATTAGATTTGAATATTTATGaacaattaaaaagaaaaatgatagGGAAgcctttaaataaattacaaaaaaaatatatgaatgaaaaaCGTCCGAATTTCGCTCCAATATTTTTAGATCAATTAAAGCCAAGAATggttttatataaaacagCTATTCAAGTAAATGAATTACCTTTACCAAAATATCCAGAAATAGCTTTTATTGGTAGATCGAATTGTGGTAAATCAACACTTATTAACGAATTATGTGGTCGGACAAATAAAGCTAAAGTTAGCAAAATACCTGGATGTACTAAagaaattcatttttataaaataggAAAACCATGTTTAATGTGTTTAGTAGATTTACCAGGTTATGGATATGCTGAATGTAAAGAAGAATTAAGATTACAATGGAATGAatttactttattttatttaaaaaatcgAAAAAATCTAAAAAAAGTTTTTGTTCTTATTGATTGTAGAGTTGGACTTAAAACTAGCgataaagaattattacatttctttgatagatataatataaaatatcaaaTAGTTTTAAGTAAATgtgatttattaaatacaaaAGATTTAGCTATCAAAATTCAAATTATTAATCAAGATATTCTACCTTTCAAAAATTTAGAGAAGCCTTTAATTCCTTTAAGTTCAATTAAAAATCAAAATTTAAGTGAACTCAGAAATGAAATTGCAAAATATCAATTAAATAAAACTATTgtcaaaaataatattgtcATGAAAATTAATGATTTAATAGaacaaaagaaattaaaaaaattaaaaaatactaaagataaaagtataaatatgaatctaaatattaataaccaTACATGTACAAATAATAGAAGTCATATAAATGACAATGTAGgggaaaataatttatccGTTACATTAAACAATTCAAATATAAAGGAAGACACACAAACTCATGTAGATATtcataatacaaatataaagaatCCAATTAATGGATATAGGgaaaaaagtatattaatAAGTGATCATACCATTTTTGAAGCATTAAATAGATGGAATAATATTGATACAAATAAAtctaattataattataattataattatatttttaattttaatactCATATGAATAGTCACATTAAACACTTAATAAGTtcattacataaaaaatttatatctcAATGTTTAAGAGAGTATAACATTAATGATTTGCAAATTATCGATAACATTATTCATCAGGAAATTATAGAACATGATAAAAGTGAAGAAAAACTTGCTcccataataaataaaaacgaaaatataacaacttctaataaatattatccaAATGATTATAAGATAAATACTTATCTATATCGTAAGCAAAATAAATTTCGAAACAATAAACAACAAGGGgaatgttataatatatatgataaggaaaatgttataaatgattcatataaatgtaattatAATTCTTTAAGTAAATCACTTAATGAAGATCATAAAAATTCAGAACAATTAGACGAAaacataattttaaaaaatgatctGTGTATAAATGAGAatgatgaaatattatataaagaaaattatattaataataaggaaaagaacaacataaaaaataataattctcaAAATATagcagaaaaaaaaaaaaatttatataacctTGCAGAAAATTGTATagataagaaaaatgaaaatgtagATATATTGTGTAAAAGTATAATCAAAGATATTATGTCAAATCAAGGAAAAATGGAAGATACCAAAGAAACATATGAGgaatataaaagtaataattttataaatgataagaataatatagaaaaagaattattagaAAAGAGTCTATTTCCTTTTGATCTTAGCCAAAGTAAAAATCAGgacaataatatatgttcagaaaatatacaaatgaataatttatttaatgacCAACGTCAAACTAACCAATGGAACaatttgtttaaaaaaaaagattataataaaataaatgatgatattttattacaGGAAGAAGATACATACGAATGTGAAGATTATATTAGTGGATTTAAAAGACCATCAAAAGAAAACTCAAACAGCAGTTTGTATAATTATTcctttaatataaatgataaaagtacacattatatatatgaaaaaagcaAATCAGATtcctataaaatatataagagtAGACAATTAGAAGATATACATGATCAACTCAAAGATAATTCAATAGATACACCAAAAAGGAAAGTCAAAGAAAATGGAATAAATGCAAATCTTATGAGTGCTGAGGATGTTTCTTCGAAAaatcattttaataaaagaaataccAATGTGGATGCTCtttgtaaaataaataaagatgaatcaattaatgaagaaaaagaagaatatacaaaaaaaaaaatatatattggtTTAAAAACAAGaagtaaaattataaaaggtACCAAAAAACTTAAATTATTtgggaaaaagaaaaaacatgATATTGTAAATACTCCTATCGACTTAGCAACGGATTATTTCAAATTGAATAATAATTCCACATTTtatgataagaaaaaaaacagttggaattatataaatgctaaatataacaaatggaTAAAAAAATCTAACCGTAAAAATATTGCATCTGAAATTCCCCTTTCTCCTATCAAAAAGGAAGAAGTAATGAAACGCTATGTACAAAAACAAGAAACGaaatatacaaaagaaaaaaataaattgctACGACAAAAGAAAAACTTAGGTATGATATCAAAACCTCcaaatcataaaaataaaaaaaggattTCCAAAAATTATAGCTTATCGgatgaacaaaaaatatttgacAGAGAagcattttttaaatatcgCGATGTCCAAAAGTGA
- a CDS encoding tRNA import protein tRIP produces MCVLTLVKDDIKSDILKLVLDYIKVTVVQDNENVKLPEICYDKKITLQYKNKTYKDLFCTLYALIDIYDCYSELFNEDEGKVSENEEFIFHLASDKYILKQSDMKHLNDLLCEKSYIISNKHASIVDIFYFCAIHKLLDEMAVKERIEFSYIYRWYLHIQETLLANFSTLKKLIVKDSLENLLNNKTTNNAPEHKNNFVSKESKENKSQNNESPKNKKKDVQNKNNAPNKKVEETKKLDDISRLNVLVGYVEQVEIHPDADTLYCLKINLGEDKPRDICSGLRNKKNAEDLLNKYVLVLANLKEKSLRGKKSHGMVLCGSFDEKVELLVPPNGVKIGERILFHNMDPNVIPDKNLSSDKEKNPFFHIQPHLILKDGVAHYKDTKWISSQGDITCVLNQGTIS; encoded by the exons atgtgCGTTTTAACATTAGTAAAAGATGATATTAAATCAGATATTTTAAAACTGGTTCTTGATTATATAAAGGTTACAGTTGTACaagataatgaaaatgtaaaattaCCAGAAATATGTTACGATaag aAAATAACACTGCAATATAAGAACAAAACATACAAGGATCTCTTTTGTACCTTATATGCCTTAATTGATATATACGATTGTTATAGTGAGCTTTTTAATGAAGATGAAGGGAAAGTTAGTGAGAACGaagaatttatttttcatttagcTAGtgataaatacatattaaaaCAGTCTGATATGAAGCATTTAAATGACTTGTTATGTGAGAAGtcttatattatatctaaTAAACATGCATCCATagttgatatattttatttttgtgcAATTCACAAGTTATTAGATGAAATGGCTGTAAAAGAAAGAATcgaattttcatatatttatagatgGTATTTACATATTCAAGAAACACTCTTAGCTAATTTTAGTAcattgaaaaaattaattgttAAAGATAGTTTAGAAaacttattaaataataaaactacAAACAATGCTCCTGAACATAAGAACAATTTTGTTTCCAAAGAATCcaaagaaaataaatcacAAAATAACGAAAgtccaaaaaataaaaagaaggatgtacaaaataagaataatgcACCAAATAAAAAAGTAGAAGAAACCAAAAAGTTAGATGATATCTCACGATTGAATGTACTAGTTGGATATGTAGAACAAGTTGAAATACATCCAGATGCCGATACGTTATAttgtttaaaaattaatCTTGGTGAAGATAAACCTAGAGATATATGTAGCGGATTACGTAATAAGAAAAACGCTGAAGATTTACTTAACAAATATGTTTTAGTTTTAGCTaacttaaaagaaaaatcttTAAGAGGAAAAAAAAGTCATGGAATGGTTTTATGTGGTTCTTTTGATGAAAAAGTAGAATTACTTGTTCCACCAAATGGTGTAAAAATAGGAGAAAGAATCTTATTTCATAATATGGACCCTAATGTTATACCAGATAAAAATCTTAGTtctgataaagaaaaaaatccTTTCTTCCATATTCAACCACAtcttatattaaaagatgGTGTGGCTCATTATAAGGATACCAAATGGATATCATCCCAAGGTGATATTACTTGTGTTTTAAATCAAGGAACAATatcataa